In Candidatus Chlorohelix allophototropha, one DNA window encodes the following:
- a CDS encoding acyl-CoA synthetase: protein MADTRPLYHDFVDNFTWDLLMARCGWNPRERYNLGYEVCDRWAEDPAKADSTALRFELKDGTHGNYTYRQLRDLSNRVANTLTALGVKKGDRVAGLLPKTPAILPTVIGIWKMGAVYVPLFTAFAGPAVAYRLRHSEASAVITDVTNFPKIQEGLNEAEGLPLLKNILVIGDEEAYSGVGITNFWATVNGASTEFAIVETKLDDLAEIQYTSGSTGQAKGAMISHKIGLSILPYVLYAMGVREDDVFWGGADPGWAYGLIICLLGPLLIGNAATMIEPTFSAELFWQVAERYGVTNIAYAPTAYRALAAAGADIARKYKPSVRVASSAGEPLNPEVIDWFQRELNVPIYDHYGQSELLMIVNNYHAFSDPIRPGSMGRPMPGFEVELVDEKGNIVPTGSVGQIALNKTCLGYVFKGYLKEPEKTEALYAGDWHLTGDMARRDEDGYFWFEGRSDDLINTSGYRVGPFEIESALLEHPAVAEAAVIGVPDQQRGEIIKAYVTLKTGSEGSEKLVEELQQVVRKNVGKHAFPRQIIFTDALPKTPSGKIQRFLLRRETAN, encoded by the coding sequence ATGGCAGATACTCGCCCCCTGTATCATGATTTTGTCGATAATTTCACATGGGATTTACTAATGGCGCGTTGTGGTTGGAATCCGCGTGAACGTTATAACCTTGGCTACGAAGTTTGTGATCGTTGGGCAGAAGACCCGGCAAAAGCCGATTCGACAGCTTTGCGTTTCGAGTTAAAGGATGGCACGCATGGAAATTACACCTATCGCCAGTTACGCGATCTCTCCAATCGAGTAGCTAATACGCTGACTGCGCTTGGTGTCAAAAAAGGGGATAGGGTAGCGGGTTTGTTGCCAAAAACACCGGCTATTTTGCCGACTGTAATTGGAATTTGGAAAATGGGTGCCGTTTATGTACCGCTATTTACCGCTTTTGCGGGACCTGCCGTAGCCTACCGCCTTCGCCATAGCGAGGCAAGCGCTGTAATTACCGATGTCACAAATTTTCCCAAAATACAGGAGGGGCTAAATGAAGCGGAAGGGTTACCGCTGTTAAAGAATATTCTGGTAATCGGGGATGAAGAGGCATATTCGGGTGTGGGTATAACTAACTTCTGGGCAACAGTTAATGGAGCTTCCACTGAATTTGCCATAGTAGAAACGAAACTGGATGATCTGGCAGAAATCCAATATACCAGTGGCTCAACCGGACAAGCAAAAGGCGCAATGATTTCACATAAAATTGGTCTGTCTATCCTGCCCTATGTGCTTTATGCAATGGGTGTGCGTGAAGATGATGTTTTCTGGGGTGGTGCGGATCCCGGTTGGGCTTATGGCTTGATTATCTGCTTGCTTGGACCATTGTTGATCGGAAACGCTGCTACAATGATTGAACCGACCTTTAGCGCTGAACTATTCTGGCAAGTGGCAGAGCGCTATGGGGTTACAAATATCGCCTACGCCCCGACCGCTTACCGGGCGTTGGCAGCGGCAGGCGCGGATATTGCTCGTAAGTATAAGCCAAGCGTAAGAGTTGCCAGCAGCGCGGGTGAACCACTCAACCCTGAAGTAATTGATTGGTTCCAACGTGAGTTAAATGTACCGATTTATGACCATTACGGGCAAAGCGAATTGCTGATGATTGTAAATAATTACCATGCTTTCAGTGACCCAATTCGTCCGGGTTCGATGGGTCGCCCAATGCCCGGTTTTGAGGTTGAATTGGTTGATGAGAAGGGCAATATTGTGCCTACCGGGTCTGTTGGGCAAATTGCTCTAAATAAAACCTGTTTGGGTTATGTCTTTAAGGGTTACCTGAAAGAGCCTGAAAAAACCGAAGCGCTATACGCAGGGGATTGGCATTTAACCGGAGATATGGCGCGCCGAGATGAGGATGGCTATTTTTGGTTTGAAGGACGGTCGGATGACCTGATCAATACTAGCGGCTATCGGGTAGGACCGTTTGAAATAGAAAGCGCCTTGCTGGAACATCCGGCTGTAGCAGAAGCGGCGGTTATCGGTGTGCCCGATCAGCAGCGCGGCGAAATCATTAAAGCCTATGTGACTCTAAAAACCGGAAGTGAGGGAAGTGAAAAACTAGTAGAAGAATTGCAGCAGGTTGTACGGAAAAACGTCGGTAAGCATGCTTTCCCTCGCCAAATTATTTTCACAGATGCGCTTCCAAAAACACCTAGCGGGAAAATTCAGCGGTTTTTGCTACGTAGGGAAACCGCCAATTAA
- a CDS encoding SDR family oxidoreductase, producing MAEKILVIGATGLLGEPVARKLKADGYTVRILSRSVEKAKAKYGANFEIAVGDVEDTRTLEAALRNCDGVHINLDGGQDPDLERRGVINIVEAAKKVGVKRLTYLSGASVCEENRWFAGTNAKYQAEAAITSSGLAYTIFKATFFIESLPRFVQGKRASVIGKQPSSWHWVSAVDYAEMVSKAYRSSEVAGKAIYVLGPEAYTLENALKIYCGTFSPNTAVSNLPMGMARLIALMSGNKELKQVLPFFNYTGKVRENGDSNAAKALLGRPFITLEEWCKARSGELAASIKA from the coding sequence ATGGCAGAAAAAATATTGGTTATTGGAGCAACAGGGCTGTTGGGCGAACCGGTGGCACGCAAATTAAAAGCGGATGGTTATACAGTTCGTATTTTAAGCCGCTCTGTGGAAAAAGCCAAAGCGAAATACGGCGCTAATTTCGAAATTGCCGTTGGTGATGTTGAAGATACCCGCACACTCGAAGCGGCTTTGCGTAATTGTGATGGGGTTCATATCAATTTGGACGGTGGGCAAGACCCTGATTTGGAAAGGCGCGGCGTTATCAATATCGTCGAGGCAGCAAAAAAAGTTGGTGTAAAGCGACTAACATATTTGTCCGGCGCAAGTGTTTGCGAGGAAAATCGTTGGTTTGCCGGTACAAATGCAAAGTATCAGGCTGAAGCGGCTATAACCTCATCAGGTTTAGCTTATACCATCTTTAAAGCCACTTTCTTTATAGAATCACTTCCCCGCTTTGTTCAGGGAAAGCGAGCCAGTGTAATCGGTAAGCAACCCTCTAGCTGGCATTGGGTGAGCGCAGTTGATTATGCCGAGATGGTTTCCAAAGCATATAGAAGTTCTGAAGTTGCTGGAAAAGCTATTTATGTGCTAGGTCCAGAAGCTTACACTTTGGAAAATGCCCTGAAAATCTATTGTGGAACGTTTAGCCCGAATACAGCTGTTTCGAATCTTCCGATGGGAATGGCACGACTCATTGCCCTAATGAGCGGTAACAAGGAACTAAAACAGGTGCTTCCATTTTTCAACTATACTGGGAAGGTGCGCGAAAACGGCGATAGTAACGCGGCAAAAGCTCTTCTTGGCAGACCCTTCATTACCCTAGAAGAATGGTGCAAAGCCCGCTCCGGTGAACTTGCCGCCAGTATAAAAGCATAA
- a CDS encoding PadR family transcriptional regulator, giving the protein MTNLGYALLGMLADESRTGYDLAQLMKQQVGYFWSAKHSQIYPELARLESEGLVAFEVIEQQDRPHKKLYHITPAGLEILRNWVTTPAESAPVRDELILKAYCIWLAEPEKAIELFKQEELRHRQQLAHYEQLYIWGEENLQREQRSKHSSLFGKYLSLARGIGHEREYAEWCRWVIEQLEKPDFF; this is encoded by the coding sequence ATGACAAATTTAGGTTATGCTTTGTTGGGTATGCTGGCGGATGAATCTCGAACGGGCTATGATTTGGCTCAGCTAATGAAACAACAGGTTGGATATTTCTGGAGCGCTAAGCATAGCCAGATATATCCTGAACTCGCCCGCTTGGAAAGCGAAGGTCTGGTAGCTTTTGAGGTAATTGAGCAGCAAGACCGTCCGCATAAAAAGCTCTATCATATTACGCCAGCAGGCTTAGAAATTTTGCGAAATTGGGTAACTACTCCGGCTGAATCAGCCCCGGTGCGGGATGAACTGATATTAAAAGCGTATTGTATTTGGTTAGCCGAACCTGAGAAAGCAATTGAACTGTTCAAACAAGAAGAGCTTCGCCATCGTCAGCAACTAGCTCACTATGAGCAATTATATATTTGGGGAGAAGAAAATCTGCAAAGGGAGCAACGCAGTAAGCATAGCTCTTTGTTTGGCAAGTATCTAAGCCTAGCGCGAGGTATTGGTCATGAACGCGAATATGCCGAGTGGTGTCGCTGGGTTATTGAGCAATTGGAAAAGCCCGATTTCTTCTAG
- a CDS encoding helix-turn-helix domain-containing protein, producing the protein MTNPLTLGKCPYCKKELKSSVVKKLAESENIIKLETINNDLEFLLSPHSNEEEGEKVIIELGEELRRRRVARGETIKEVADKLALKSSEIFFVEEGRIKNGTAPFRAYVEYTYYNGISIKEMYLLVEKREENI; encoded by the coding sequence TTGACCAACCCCCTCACCCTTGGCAAATGTCCCTACTGTAAAAAGGAATTGAAAAGTAGTGTCGTCAAGAAATTGGCTGAAAGCGAAAACATAATTAAGCTGGAGACAATAAATAATGATCTTGAATTTCTGCTCTCACCTCATTCAAATGAAGAAGAAGGGGAGAAGGTAATAATTGAACTAGGAGAAGAACTCAGAAGGAGAAGGGTAGCGAGGGGTGAGACAATAAAGGAAGTTGCAGATAAGTTAGCGCTGAAGAGTTCTGAAATATTCTTTGTGGAAGAAGGAAGAATAAAGAATGGAACCGCGCCGTTTAGAGCGTACGTGGAGTATACATATTATAATGGAATAAGTATCAAAGAGATGTATTTATTGGTAGAAAAAAGAGAAGAGAATATCTAG
- a CDS encoding IS4 family transposase: MSDNLRRHRAIKQQLLQLHPQAQGRELQYLTILAMVISGIVGSRHSALPNIAAKVPDKTKRESRIIRMRRLLKNDNFNQKVVYAPFAKQLLSSLCHCPLVLVIDGSQVGAGGMGLVISVVYQGRALPLGWLVVKAKKGHLAQALHIRLLKQVHSLVPSGSQVVFLGDGEFDGCRLLRRLDYYGWQYVCRTAKNSQVWLDEQAHYAISKLGVQPGQVVSQSGVAFSKHEYGPVLVIAVWQKPYREPLYLVSNLALAQEAIRYYKKRFRIETFFSDSKSRGFRLDKSHLDDPKRLERLLLAACLAYLWIVHLGTIALAEGWNRVIHRTERLDLSLFNLGLNLLEHFLNEHLPLPVAFIPFLLEDF; the protein is encoded by the coding sequence ATGAGTGACAACCTTCGCCGACATCGTGCCATAAAACAGCAATTGTTGCAACTCCACCCACAAGCGCAGGGGCGCGAATTACAATATTTAACAATTCTAGCGATGGTGATCAGTGGGATTGTAGGTAGTCGGCATAGTGCGTTGCCTAATATCGCCGCCAAAGTGCCAGATAAAACTAAACGGGAAAGCCGCATCATCCGAATGCGCCGATTGCTCAAAAATGATAACTTTAACCAAAAAGTGGTGTATGCTCCTTTCGCCAAACAATTGCTGAGTAGCCTGTGTCATTGTCCACTGGTACTGGTGATAGATGGCAGTCAGGTTGGTGCTGGTGGAATGGGCTTAGTAATCAGTGTAGTATATCAGGGGCGGGCTTTACCTTTGGGTTGGTTGGTGGTTAAGGCTAAAAAGGGACATTTAGCTCAAGCTTTGCACATCAGATTGTTAAAGCAAGTTCACTCGTTGGTTCCGTCTGGTAGCCAAGTAGTCTTTTTGGGTGATGGTGAATTCGATGGCTGTCGTTTGTTAAGACGGTTAGATTATTACGGTTGGCAGTATGTCTGTCGTACTGCTAAAAATAGCCAGGTCTGGTTGGATGAACAAGCTCATTATGCCATCAGTAAGTTAGGGGTTCAGCCTGGTCAGGTAGTGAGTCAGAGCGGCGTAGCATTCAGCAAACACGAGTACGGACCAGTACTGGTCATAGCGGTCTGGCAAAAGCCTTACCGTGAGCCACTTTATCTGGTGAGTAATTTGGCTCTAGCCCAGGAAGCAATCCGGTACTACAAAAAGAGGTTTAGGATTGAAACCTTCTTTTCCGATAGCAAGAGCCGAGGGTTTCGGCTGGACAAGAGCCATTTGGATGACCCTAAACGGCTAGAAAGGTTATTGTTAGCGGCTTGTCTGGCTTATCTTTGGATTGTACATCTGGGTACGATAGCTTTAGCTGAAGGCTGGAACCGGGTCATTCATCGCACCGAACGACTGGATTTGAGCCTGTTCAATTTAGGTTTGAACCTGCTTGAGCATTTTTTGAATGAACATTTACCCTTACCAGTCGCCTTTATCCCTTTTCTTTTAGAGGATTTCTAA
- a CDS encoding ADP-ribosylglycohydrolase family protein, with protein MLTSQTNLEYRFLGCLLGGAVGDALGFTTENLSPQRIKTKYGRLTEYKVRPGRGYFTDDTQLTIALAETLLEGQGFQSRIFKRKLARWWLVPPRLSGRSIKNASFKCLLGLKNTGSNRPGSGSAMRSAPLALYYYNQESTLFDMTVECSRITHTHPAAIAGALVSTFSIAYCLTHSQLNRQEYLHKIAGVAEQFDKTMSKNLLALEEMLGQPEEEALKELLKNSRATGSPVGDVMMTAVYAFLKHPTDFEQSVLLCVNAGWDTDTMAAINGNISGAFNGVKSIPESWVKGLENGYKGRDYLLELGKSLHSHTSQVKKPNLLFATVHN; from the coding sequence ATGCTAACTTCCCAGACAAATTTAGAATATCGGTTTTTAGGCTGCTTGCTAGGTGGCGCAGTAGGTGACGCTCTTGGCTTTACCACCGAAAATTTAAGCCCTCAACGAATAAAAACAAAATATGGCCGCCTGACCGAATATAAGGTAAGACCTGGCCGAGGCTACTTCACCGACGATACCCAGTTAACGATTGCCCTTGCTGAAACCCTGCTCGAAGGTCAGGGTTTCCAGTCCAGGATTTTCAAGCGGAAATTAGCCCGCTGGTGGTTGGTGCCACCCCGCTTGAGTGGACGTAGCATCAAAAATGCTTCTTTTAAATGCTTACTGGGTTTGAAAAATACCGGTAGCAACCGACCGGGCAGCGGAAGCGCGATGCGCTCGGCCCCTCTCGCCCTATACTACTATAATCAGGAGTCTACCCTTTTTGATATGACGGTTGAATGCAGCCGCATCACTCACACTCACCCCGCCGCTATCGCTGGCGCGCTGGTAAGTACCTTCTCCATTGCCTACTGTCTCACCCATAGCCAATTAAACAGGCAAGAATATCTTCATAAAATCGCCGGAGTGGCAGAGCAATTCGATAAAACTATGAGCAAGAATCTGCTGGCTCTAGAAGAAATGCTGGGTCAGCCCGAAGAAGAAGCGCTAAAAGAGTTACTAAAGAATAGCCGAGCCACCGGTAGCCCGGTTGGTGATGTAATGATGACGGCTGTCTACGCCTTTCTAAAACACCCGACAGATTTCGAACAAAGTGTGCTATTGTGCGTAAATGCGGGGTGGGATACCGACACAATGGCGGCGATTAACGGCAATATATCAGGGGCCTTTAACGGAGTTAAAAGCATACCTGAAAGCTGGGTAAAAGGATTGGAAAACGGCTATAAGGGTCGGGATTACCTACTGGAGTTGGGTAAAAGCCTTCATTCGCACACCTCTCAGGTAAAAAAACCAAATCTTTTATTTGCTACCGTACACAATTAG